The following are encoded together in the Pleurocapsa sp. FMAR1 genome:
- a CDS encoding response regulator transcription factor — protein sequence MKKILIVDDDLILPQVLQNSLEQKGYQVISVGSAKEALTKFNQDILDIIVSDVSMPEMDGFEFCRQLRSQTFGKLIPFIFLSAKDELEDRIQGHTIDADSYLTKPFEMKELLANIEALIVLPTRIRKSIVLDKLLYKRSLLHG from the coding sequence ATGAAAAAGATACTAATAGTAGATGATGATTTGATTTTGCCCCAGGTGCTGCAAAATTCTCTAGAACAAAAAGGATATCAAGTTATTTCTGTTGGTTCTGCCAAAGAAGCTTTAACTAAATTTAATCAGGACATCCTAGATATTATTGTTTCCGATGTTTCCATGCCAGAAATGGATGGATTTGAGTTTTGTCGCCAATTGCGATCGCAAACATTTGGTAAATTAATCCCATTTATTTTCCTCTCGGCAAAAGATGAATTAGAAGACCGTATTCAAGGACACACGATTGATGCTGACAGTTATCTTACTAAACCTTTTGAAATGAAAGAGTTACTGGCTAACATTGAGGCTTTAATCGTTTTGCCTACAAGGATACGAAAAAGCATAGTTTTAGACAAATTACTCTATAAGCGATCGCTGCTCCACGGCTAA
- a CDS encoding GUN4 N-terminal ARM-like repeat domain-containing protein, with translation MDDIKDLNHPIYSESEKNQLKLVSQLLEAGETGLDVLSDWMISLKGELDNLALGKAYQALYQDSNPVVQDFLASNFPQGVVPLLSEQNIDYQPLQQLLAQQDFQGADVVTLQKLCELAGAAAVERKWVYFTEIENISTTDFHTLDRLWLMHSQGKFGFSVQRRIWLSVGKNFSKLWTKIGWKSENTWTRYPKEFTWNLTAPDGHLPLSNQLRGVRVLDAIFAHSAWTK, from the coding sequence ATGGACGATATTAAAGATTTAAATCACCCAATATATTCAGAATCAGAGAAGAATCAATTAAAGCTAGTTTCTCAATTATTAGAAGCAGGAGAAACTGGTTTAGATGTCTTATCAGATTGGATGATTTCTCTTAAGGGTGAACTTGACAATTTAGCTTTAGGCAAAGCATATCAAGCTTTATATCAAGATAGTAATCCTGTCGTTCAAGATTTTTTAGCTAGCAATTTTCCTCAAGGTGTTGTTCCCCTCCTCTCGGAGCAAAACATTGACTATCAACCCTTACAACAATTATTGGCTCAACAAGATTTTCAAGGTGCTGATGTAGTGACCTTACAAAAGCTGTGTGAGTTAGCAGGTGCAGCAGCGGTTGAGAGAAAGTGGGTTTACTTTACGGAGATAGAAAACATTTCAACCACAGATTTTCACACTTTGGATCGATTATGGTTGATGCACTCTCAAGGAAAGTTTGGTTTCTCTGTACAAAGACGAATTTGGCTATCTGTTGGCAAGAATTTTTCTAAATTGTGGACTAAGATAGGCTGGAAATCTGAAAATACATGGACACGTTACCCCAAAGAATTTACCTGGAATTTAACTGCTCCTGATGGTCATTTACCTTTATCTAATCAATTGCGTGGTGTAAGAGTTTTAGATGCTATATTTGCTCATTCAGCTTGGACTAAATAG